In one window of Pedosphaera parvula Ellin514 DNA:
- a CDS encoding redoxin family protein, with the protein MNRILVLLCALMLGDSNLFAEDHPTLAVGAAAPDFKLPAVDGKNYSLKDFEKSPILVVVFTCNHCPTAQAYEERLKKIAEDYGKRGVSLVAINPNDPNSVRLNELGYTDLSDSFDEMKLRAGDKHYNFPYLYDGDTEEVSKKYGPAATPHAFVFDKERKLRYVGRIDDSERPEYVKKRELRDALDAMLAGREIEVKQTKAFGCSTKWAGKQESVKEYMQQLSTEPVSVELVDAEGLKALRKNDSDKIRLVNFWATWCGPCLGEFPELIEINRMYRHRNFELVTVAANFPDEKQQVLEILQKEQASTKNLLFGSTDKYQMTEAFDQEWNAALPYTILIGSKGEILYQKKGGPFNPLELKKAIVKALTEDRFK; encoded by the coding sequence ATGAACCGGATACTCGTTTTGCTATGTGCCTTGATGTTGGGCGACAGCAATCTTTTTGCCGAGGATCATCCCACTTTGGCGGTCGGTGCCGCAGCTCCAGATTTCAAACTGCCGGCAGTCGATGGGAAGAACTATTCCCTCAAGGATTTTGAAAAATCGCCGATCCTGGTCGTTGTTTTCACCTGCAATCATTGCCCTACGGCGCAAGCTTATGAGGAGCGCCTCAAAAAAATAGCGGAGGATTACGGCAAGCGAGGTGTATCTCTGGTGGCGATAAATCCGAATGATCCCAATTCCGTCCGGTTAAATGAACTGGGCTATACGGACCTCAGTGACTCCTTCGACGAGATGAAGCTTCGTGCCGGGGACAAGCATTACAACTTCCCTTATCTTTACGATGGAGACACGGAGGAAGTATCAAAGAAGTACGGCCCCGCCGCCACGCCACACGCCTTCGTTTTTGATAAGGAACGCAAGCTGCGTTATGTCGGACGCATTGATGACAGTGAACGGCCTGAGTATGTGAAGAAGCGGGAATTGCGCGACGCCTTGGATGCCATGCTCGCAGGTCGTGAAATCGAAGTGAAACAAACCAAGGCATTCGGCTGTTCAACCAAGTGGGCAGGGAAGCAGGAATCGGTGAAAGAGTATATGCAGCAGCTTTCCACTGAGCCGGTCAGTGTTGAGTTGGTGGATGCCGAGGGCTTGAAAGCTCTTCGCAAAAATGATTCCGACAAAATACGACTGGTCAATTTTTGGGCGACCTGGTGCGGACCCTGCCTGGGCGAATTTCCCGAGTTGATTGAAATTAACCGGATGTATCGGCATCGGAATTTTGAACTCGTCACGGTGGCCGCAAATTTCCCGGACGAGAAGCAACAGGTGCTTGAGATTTTACAAAAGGAACAGGCTTCCACAAAAAACCTTCTTTTTGGCAGCACCGATAAATACCAAATGACGGAAGCTTTTGACCAGGAGTGGAACGCCGCACTTCCTTACACGATCCTGATTGGTTCCAAAGGGGAAATCCTCTACCAGAAAAAAGGCGGCCCTTTCAATCCGTTGGAACTCAAAAAGGCGATCGTCAAAGCGCTCACGGAGGATCGATTCAAGTAA